Below is a window of Vallicoccus soli DNA.
TGCCCATCGACTCGAGCATCGTGATCGCCTGGCGGCGGAAGTCGTGGCCCACCCCGTGCGGGGTGTGGTCGAAGTAGCCGCCCGCGTCGATCGGCACCGGCACGCCGCCGCCCGCGGGCTCCTTCTCGAAGAGGAAGAACTCGATCTCGGGGTGCGTGTAGAAGCTCAGCCCGAGGTCCGCCGCGCGCGAGAGGGCGCGCTTGAGCACGAAGCGCGGGTCGGCGTACGACGGGCTGCCGTCCGGCATGAGGATGTCGCAGAACATGCGGGCGGTGCCCGGGTTCTCCCCGCGCCAGGGCAGCACCTGGAAGGTCGAGGGGTCCGGCTTGGCGATCATGTCGCTCTCGGACACCCGGGCGAAGCCCTCGATGGCGGAGCCGTCGAAGCCGATCCCCTCCGAGAAGGCGCCCTCCAGCTCGGCCGGCGCGACGGCCACCGACTTGAGGAACCCGAGGACGTCGGTGAACCACAGCCGCACGAAGCGGATGTCGCGCTCCTCGAGCGTCCGGAGGACGAAGTCTTCCTGCTTGCCCATGGGGCGATCCTCCTACGGCCCCGGGGGGCGGGGGCAAGCGCCCCGCCGGGGGGACCTGCCCGATCCGGTGCCCCGGGCCCCGCGCGGGGCCGCGACGTGGGACGGTGGCCCCGTCCGGCTGAGCAGCCAGCCGGGCCGGCGGTGGACGGGGGCGCGGCGCGGTGCGCCGGGGAGGGGGCCGGCGGTGGGCGCTGCCAGGGGCCGCACCGCCCGCCTCGCGCGCCGCCTGCTGCGCCCGGGGCAGCGCCTCATGCGGCGCCTGCCGGTCTCGGGCAAGTTCGCGGTCATCGCGGTCGCGATCCTCGTGCCGCTCGTCGCGACCCTCGCGGTGCAGGCCCTGTCGGTGCGCGAGGAGCGCGCGGCCGCGGCCCGGGCCCGGGAGGGGCTCGCCCACCTCGGGCCGGTCGTGGAGCTGCGGCTGGCCACCGAGCAGGCCCGCTCGGACCTCACCGTGGCGGGCGCTGCGCCGCGCCCCTCGCGGCTGCTGCTGCGCGAGGTCGACGCCGTCGAGGCGCGGTACGGCGGCGGCAGCGGCTGGCCCGCCGTCCGCTCCGCCGTGCTGCGGGCCGAGCCCGGCCAGGACCGGGGCGCGCCGCAGCGGCGGGAGGCGTACGACGAGGCGCTCGACGCGCTGGACGCGCACGCCGCCCGCGTGGCCGACCGCAGCGGGCTGAGCCTGCTCGGCGACCTGCCGACGCACCTGCTCGTGGAGGGCATGCTCCTCGACGACCTGCCCTCCGCCCTCGAGGCGGCCCGCGACCTGCAGGACAGCGCGCTGGACGACCGCCCCGGCGCTGAGGACGGGCCGCGGCTCGACCGCCGCGGCCTCGAGGACGCGGCCGACCGGCTCGCCGAGCGCACCGCCGCGCTGCGGACCTCGCTGGGCCCGGCCGCGCTGCCGGTGGGCAGCGCCGACGGCCTCTACGCCGCCCTCGACGGGCTGCACCAGCGGGCCCAGGGCGTGCTGCACACGGTGGACCCGCTGGACGCCGTGGTGTCGGCCCGCCAGGACCTCGGCGTGGACGGCGTCGTCGACGAGGCCGACGCGCTGACCATGGCGGGGCTCGCCGAGCTCGACCGCCGGCTGGCGGACCGGGCGGCCGCGCTCGACCGGACGCTGGCCCTGCAGCTCGGCGGCACCCTCCTCGCGCTCGCCGCGGCGGCGTACCTGTTCCTGTCGATGTTCCGCGCGACGTCCCAGGACCTCGCCCGCGTGCTCGCCGACCTGGAGGCGGTGGCCGTCGACGCCCCGGGGCCCCGGCCGGTGCTGCGGGGGCGCGACGAGCTGGCCGACCTCTCCCGCGGCGTCGCCCGCACCCGGCGGCGCATCGCCCTGCTGCTCGCCGAGCTCCAGCGCCAGGGCGCCCGGTTCCGCACGCTCGTCCAGTCCTCGACGGACCTCACGCTCGTGACGACGCGCGAGGGCGTCGTGACGTACGTCAGCCCCGCCGTCGGCCCGCTGCTCGGCGCGGACGCCGGCGCCTGGCTGGGCAGCGACGTGCTCGGCCACGTCGTCGACGCCGACCGCCCCCGGGTGCGGGCCGCGCTCGCCGCGCTCCCCCGCGCGGCGCAGGGGGACCGGACCGTGGAGTGGCGCGTGGTGCGCGACGACGGTGCCGTACGGGTCCTGGAGAGCACCTGCCGCGACCTCACCGCCGACCCGTCCGTGGGCGGCGTCGTGTGGAACACCCGCGACATCTCCGACCGCCACGCCCTGCAGGAGCGCCTGGCGCACCAGGCCTTCCACGACCCGCTGACCCGGCTGCCCAACCGCCTGCTCTTCGCCGACCGCCTCGAGCAGGCGCTGCTGCGGCGCGGCGCGGCCGGCCCGACCGTCCTGCTGCTCGACCTCGACGGCTTCAAGGACGTCAACGACAGCCTGGGGCACGCGGCCGGCGACCAGGTCATCGTGGAGGTGGCGCGGCGCCTCGTCGCCTGCGCCCGCTCCGGCGACACGGTGGCGCGCCTCGGCGGCGACGAGTTCGCGGTGCTCCTCGAGGACGTGCACGACGAGGCGACGGCGCTCGCGCTCGCCGGGCGGGTCCTGGCCGCCCTGCAGGACCCGTGCGTCGTCGCGGGCCTCACGCTCGCGCTCCGGGCCAGCGTGGGCGTCGCGACGGCCGACGAGGACGTGCGCGCCGCCGACGACCTCGTGCGCAACGCCGACGTGACGATGTACGCCGCCAAGCGGGCGGGCAAGGGGCGGGTCGCCCGCTTCGAGGCGACGATGCGCGACTCGGCGAGCGAGCGGCTCGACCTGTCGGCGACGCTCACGGGGGTGGTGCACCGGGGCGAGCTGGAGCTGCACTACCAGCCGATCGCCGACGCGGCGGCGGGCCGCTGGTACGCGGTCGAGGCGCTGCTGCGCTGGCGCCGTCCCGGTCGCGGGCTGGTCCCGCCCTGCGCGTTCGTGCCCGTGGCGGAGGAGACCGGCGCGATCGTCGACATCGGCCGCTGGGTGCTGGCCACCGCCTGCCGCGACCTGGCGCGGCTCCGGCGCGCCTCGCCCGCCCTCGCCGACCTGCGGGTGAGCGTCAACCTCTCCGTGCGCCAGCTGCACGACCCGCGGATCGTCGACGACGTCGCCCGGGCCCTGGGGGCGGCCGGCCTGCCGGCGGCGGCGCTCGTCGTCGAGATCACCGAGTCGGGGCTCGTCGAGGAGACGGGGCTCGTGCTCGAGCGCATCGCGGCGGTGCGCGGCCTGGGCGTCGCGGTGGCGGTCGACGACTTCGGGTCGGGCTACTCGGCGCTGGGCTACCTGCGCCGGCTGCCCGTGGACGTGCTCAAGGTCGACCGCTCCTTCGTGGCGCCGCTGCGGGCGGACGACGAGGCAGCCGTCGCGCTGGCCCGCAGCATCGTGGCGATGGGCGACGCGCTCGGGCTGCGCACGGTGGCCGAGGGCGTCGAGACGCTGGAGCAGGCCGAGCTGCTCACGTCGATGGGGTGCCCGCACCTGCAGGGCTACCTGCTGGCGCGGCCGCTGCCGGTGCGCGAGTGCGAGCCGGTCCTGCGCTCGGGCGTGCCGCTCGCGGGTCGACGGCCCGGGGCCGTCAGGGACGCGTGACGCGCACCCCGGCGTGCGTGCGGTAGCGGCGGTTCACCGACACGAGGTTGGCGGTCAGGGCCTCGACCTGCCCGGCGCTGCGCAGCCGCCCGGCGTAGACGCCGCGCACGCCCGGCAGCAGGCCGGCAAGCGCTTGCACGAGGTCGGTGGCCACCCGGTCGTCCCCGACGACGAGCACGTCGGAGTCGATCTCGTCCACCGCGGGGTCGAGCAGCAGCACGGCGGACAGGTGGTGGAACGCCCCGACGACGGTGCTGCGGGGCAGCAGCGCCGCGGCCTGCTGGCACGCGCTGCCCTCGGCGACCTCGAGCGCGTACGCCCCCCGCGCGTCGAACGCGATCGGGTTGACGCAGTCCACGACGATCTTGCCCTGCAGCTGCGGCGCCAGGGCCGACAGCACCTCCGCGTGCCCCTCCCACGGCACGGCGACGACCACGAGGTCGGCACGCTGGGCGCACCCGTCGTTGCCGTCACCGACGACCCCCGGGACCCCCAGCCCCTCGGCCGCCGCCCGCGCGCGGGCGGGGTCGCGGGAGCCGAGGACCACCCGTACGCCCGCCAGCGCGAGCCGCCGCGCCAGGCCGCGGCCCTGCGCACCCGTCCCCCCGAGGACGCCCACGAGGAGCCCCCGCGGGTCCTGCCCGCTGTCGTCGCCCTGCGCCACGGTGGCGATCCTGCCACCGGCGGCCGTCCCCGACCACGGCGGGACCGGCCGGACGCGCTCGTCCGCAAACGCTTGCCGGGCGCCTCAGTCGTCGTCGCCCTCCTCCCAGCGCCGGTCCTCCCGGTCCCAGCGCTCGGTCCGCTCGCGGGCGGACTCGAGGGCGCGCTCGGCCTCCTCGCGGGTCGCGTACGGACCCATGCGGTCCTGCGCCCGCGCCCCCTCGGGGCCCTCGACCTGCCCGGTGCGCACGTTGAAGAAGAACGGTCCCTGCGCCATCTGCGTCGCCCTCCACGTCTCGCTGCGGTGCGCTGCTGCCCCTGCCCGTCGCGCATCCTCCCCCCGCCGGGCGCGACCTAGACTGGGCGCCATGCCCGTGCTCGTCCCCGGCACCGTCTCGCCCGTGCGCCCCGTGCCCCCGCAGATCCCGCGCCCGGAGTACGTCGGCCGGCCCGCCCCGACGCCGTACGAGGGGCCGGAGGTCCAGGACCCCGGCACGGTCGAGCGGATGCGCCAGGCGGGGCGGCTCGCCGCGCAGGCGCTGCAGGAGGTCGGGCGGCACGTGGCGCCCGGCGTGACCACCGACGAGCTCGACGCGGTGGGGCACGCGTACCTCGTGGAGCGGGGGGCGTACCCGTCGACCCTCGGCTACCGGGGCTTCCCGAAGTCGCTGTGCACCTCGGTGAACGAGGTCATCTGCCACGGCATCCCCGACACGACGGTGCTGTCCGACGGCGACATCGTCAACGTGGACATCACGGCGTACCTCGACGGCGTCCACGGCGACACCAACGCGACCTTCCTCGTCGGGGAGGTCGATGAGGAGTCGCGGCTGCTCGTCGAGCGCACCCTCGAGGCCACCTGGCGCGGCATCCGCGCGGTGCGCCCCGGCCGGCAGCTCAACGTCGTCGGGCGGGTCATCGAGGCCTACGCCAAGCGCTTCGGGTACGGCGTGGTGCGCGACTTCACGGGGCACGGCATCGGGACGTCGTTCCACTCGGGCCTCGTCGTCCCGCACTACGA
It encodes the following:
- the map gene encoding type I methionyl aminopeptidase; translated protein: MPVLVPGTVSPVRPVPPQIPRPEYVGRPAPTPYEGPEVQDPGTVERMRQAGRLAAQALQEVGRHVAPGVTTDELDAVGHAYLVERGAYPSTLGYRGFPKSLCTSVNEVICHGIPDTTVLSDGDIVNVDITAYLDGVHGDTNATFLVGEVDEESRLLVERTLEATWRGIRAVRPGRQLNVVGRVIEAYAKRFGYGVVRDFTGHGIGTSFHSGLVVPHYDDPAATTVMEPGMTFTIEPMLTLGTYRWDMWDDGWTVLTKDRRRTAQFEHTLVVTDTGSEVLTLP
- a CDS encoding SPOR domain-containing protein; protein product: MAQGPFFFNVRTGQVEGPEGARAQDRMGPYATREEAERALESARERTERWDREDRRWEEGDDD
- the npdG gene encoding NADPH-dependent F420 reductase — protein: MAQGDDSGQDPRGLLVGVLGGTGAQGRGLARRLALAGVRVVLGSRDPARARAAAEGLGVPGVVGDGNDGCAQRADLVVVAVPWEGHAEVLSALAPQLQGKIVVDCVNPIAFDARGAYALEVAEGSACQQAAALLPRSTVVGAFHHLSAVLLLDPAVDEIDSDVLVVGDDRVATDLVQALAGLLPGVRGVYAGRLRSAGQVEALTANLVSVNRRYRTHAGVRVTRP
- a CDS encoding EAL domain-containing protein — encoded protein: MGAARGRTARLARRLLRPGQRLMRRLPVSGKFAVIAVAILVPLVATLAVQALSVREERAAAARAREGLAHLGPVVELRLATEQARSDLTVAGAAPRPSRLLLREVDAVEARYGGGSGWPAVRSAVLRAEPGQDRGAPQRREAYDEALDALDAHAARVADRSGLSLLGDLPTHLLVEGMLLDDLPSALEAARDLQDSALDDRPGAEDGPRLDRRGLEDAADRLAERTAALRTSLGPAALPVGSADGLYAALDGLHQRAQGVLHTVDPLDAVVSARQDLGVDGVVDEADALTMAGLAELDRRLADRAAALDRTLALQLGGTLLALAAAAYLFLSMFRATSQDLARVLADLEAVAVDAPGPRPVLRGRDELADLSRGVARTRRRIALLLAELQRQGARFRTLVQSSTDLTLVTTREGVVTYVSPAVGPLLGADAGAWLGSDVLGHVVDADRPRVRAALAALPRAAQGDRTVEWRVVRDDGAVRVLESTCRDLTADPSVGGVVWNTRDISDRHALQERLAHQAFHDPLTRLPNRLLFADRLEQALLRRGAAGPTVLLLDLDGFKDVNDSLGHAAGDQVIVEVARRLVACARSGDTVARLGGDEFAVLLEDVHDEATALALAGRVLAALQDPCVVAGLTLALRASVGVATADEDVRAADDLVRNADVTMYAAKRAGKGRVARFEATMRDSASERLDLSATLTGVVHRGELELHYQPIADAAAGRWYAVEALLRWRRPGRGLVPPCAFVPVAEETGAIVDIGRWVLATACRDLARLRRASPALADLRVSVNLSVRQLHDPRIVDDVARALGAAGLPAAALVVEITESGLVEETGLVLERIAAVRGLGVAVAVDDFGSGYSALGYLRRLPVDVLKVDRSFVAPLRADDEAAVALARSIVAMGDALGLRTVAEGVETLEQAELLTSMGCPHLQGYLLARPLPVRECEPVLRSGVPLAGRRPGAVRDA